Proteins encoded within one genomic window of Guyparkeria hydrothermalis:
- the clpA gene encoding ATP-dependent Clp protease ATP-binding subunit ClpA, with protein MLSKSLETTLSRVFDRARRQNYEFVTLESLLHTLLEDPDARMVLEGCNANISQLAMDLEAHIRRTTPRIPENDPRETQPTLGFQRVLQRAVMQVQAAQRSEVSGAHVLAAIFGEQDAHAVHLLHKAGVTRLDVINFISHGPEAEEDGIDDEEPTSHEADIEAAEEQPTDENAFENFAINLNKQAAEGKIDPLIGRAAELERVQQVLSRRRKNNPLLVGEAGVGKTAIAEGLARKIVDGEVPEALGEATIYALDLGALVAGTKYRGDFEKRLKIVLKKVRSVPDAILFIDEIHTLIGAGSASGGSMDASNLIKPALASGELRCIGSTTHQEYRSIFEKDAALTRRFQKIDVPEPTEDETIDIIRGLRDGYEKHHHVVYTDEAIEAAVKLSTRHINDRHLPDKAIDVIDEVGAQHRLLHPRPEDNHITAGDIERVVARMARIPERSVSTSDREVLRNLDRNLKMVVFGQDEAIGQITTAIRLARSGLRPDNKPIGSYLFAGPTGVGKTEVSKQLARLLGIELVRFDMSEYMERHSVSRLIGAPPGYVGFDEGGLLTEKVHKNPHCVLLLDEIEKAHPDVFNVLLQVMDNGSLTDTNGRNIDFRHVILIMTSNMGAEEMAKNSMGFVAQDIGSSGMEAIKRGFTPEFRNRLDAIIQFQSLGTRQIANVVDKLLLELEQQLEANHVTLQVDDEVRHWLGEKGYDVVLGARPMARLIQDKLKRPLAEQMLFGDLADGGRARFSMDGDEPSLTATPAPESVTEESSTA; from the coding sequence GTGCTGAGCAAATCCCTCGAAACCACCCTGAGCCGCGTGTTCGATCGCGCCCGGCGCCAGAACTACGAATTCGTCACCCTCGAGAGCTTGTTGCACACGCTCCTCGAAGACCCCGACGCGCGCATGGTGTTGGAGGGCTGCAACGCGAACATCTCGCAGCTCGCCATGGACCTCGAGGCGCACATCCGCCGTACCACGCCACGCATTCCGGAGAACGACCCGCGCGAGACCCAGCCGACACTGGGTTTCCAGCGGGTGCTCCAGCGCGCCGTGATGCAGGTCCAGGCCGCCCAGCGCAGCGAGGTCTCCGGCGCCCACGTGCTCGCCGCGATTTTCGGCGAACAGGACGCGCATGCCGTCCACCTCCTCCACAAGGCAGGCGTGACTCGGCTCGACGTCATCAACTTCATCTCCCACGGCCCGGAGGCCGAGGAAGACGGCATCGACGACGAGGAGCCGACCAGCCACGAGGCGGACATCGAGGCGGCCGAGGAACAGCCGACCGACGAGAATGCGTTCGAGAACTTCGCCATCAACCTGAACAAGCAGGCCGCCGAGGGCAAGATCGACCCGCTGATCGGCCGTGCCGCCGAACTCGAACGCGTCCAGCAGGTCCTCTCCCGCCGGCGCAAGAACAACCCGCTGCTGGTCGGCGAAGCCGGTGTCGGCAAGACCGCGATCGCCGAGGGGCTGGCTCGCAAGATCGTCGACGGCGAGGTTCCCGAGGCACTCGGCGAAGCCACCATCTACGCGCTGGACCTTGGCGCACTGGTCGCGGGCACCAAGTACCGCGGCGACTTCGAGAAGCGCCTGAAAATCGTGCTGAAGAAGGTGCGATCGGTCCCCGACGCGATCCTGTTCATCGACGAGATCCACACCCTCATCGGGGCCGGCTCGGCCTCCGGCGGGTCGATGGATGCTTCGAACCTGATCAAGCCGGCGCTCGCCTCGGGCGAGCTGCGCTGCATCGGCTCGACCACGCACCAGGAGTACCGCAGCATCTTCGAAAAGGATGCCGCGCTGACCCGCCGCTTCCAGAAGATCGACGTCCCCGAACCCACCGAGGACGAAACGATCGACATCATCCGTGGCCTGCGCGACGGCTACGAGAAGCATCACCATGTCGTCTACACCGACGAGGCAATCGAGGCGGCTGTGAAGCTCTCCACCCGCCACATCAACGATCGCCATCTGCCGGACAAGGCAATCGACGTGATCGACGAAGTCGGTGCCCAGCACCGCCTGCTGCACCCGCGCCCCGAGGACAACCACATCACCGCCGGCGACATCGAGCGCGTGGTCGCGCGGATGGCGCGCATCCCCGAGCGCAGCGTCTCCACCTCGGACCGCGAGGTACTCAGAAACCTCGACCGCAATCTCAAGATGGTGGTGTTCGGCCAGGACGAGGCGATCGGCCAGATCACCACCGCGATCCGCCTCGCCCGCTCGGGCCTGCGCCCGGACAACAAGCCGATCGGCTCGTACCTGTTTGCCGGCCCGACCGGCGTGGGCAAGACCGAGGTCTCCAAGCAACTCGCCCGCCTGCTCGGCATCGAGCTGGTGCGCTTCGACATGTCCGAGTACATGGAGCGCCACAGCGTCTCGCGGCTGATCGGTGCCCCGCCGGGCTACGTAGGCTTCGACGAGGGCGGCCTGCTGACCGAGAAGGTGCACAAGAACCCTCACTGCGTGCTGCTGCTCGACGAGATCGAGAAGGCGCACCCGGACGTGTTCAACGTGCTCCTGCAGGTGATGGACAACGGCTCGCTGACCGATACCAACGGCCGCAACATCGACTTCCGCCACGTGATCCTGATCATGACCTCCAACATGGGGGCCGAGGAGATGGCGAAGAACAGCATGGGCTTCGTCGCCCAGGACATCGGCTCGTCCGGCATGGAGGCAATCAAACGCGGCTTCACGCCGGAGTTCCGCAACCGGCTCGACGCGATCATCCAGTTCCAGTCGCTCGGCACACGACAGATCGCCAACGTGGTCGACAAGCTCCTGCTGGAACTCGAGCAGCAGCTCGAGGCGAACCACGTTACCCTGCAGGTGGACGACGAGGTCCGCCACTGGCTGGGCGAGAAGGGCTACGACGTGGTGCTGGGTGCGCGGCCAATGGCCCGCCTGATCCAGGACAAGCTCAAGCGACCGCTCGCCGAGCAGATGCTGTTCGGCGACCTGGCCGACGGCGGCCGGGCACGCTTCAGCATGGACGGCGACGAGCCGTCCCTGACGGCCACACCGGCCCCTGAATCGGTGACCGAGGAATCCTCGACCGCCTGA
- the infA gene encoding translation initiation factor IF-1 encodes MAKEDYIEMQGVVIDTLPNTMFRVELENGHVVTAHISGRMRKNYIRILTGDKVTVQLTPYDLTKGRISFRSR; translated from the coding sequence ATGGCAAAAGAAGATTACATCGAGATGCAGGGCGTGGTGATCGACACCCTGCCGAACACCATGTTCCGGGTCGAGCTGGAAAACGGCCACGTGGTGACCGCCCACATTTCCGGGCGCATGCGCAAGAACTACATCCGCATCCTGACCGGCGACAAGGTCACGGTGCAGCTGACCCCGTACGACCTGACCAAGGGTCGCATCTCCTTCCGCTCCCGCTGA
- a CDS encoding nitroreductase family protein: MNQAPELLDALIDRHSTPATCLVEPAPDDDTLQRILQAAESAPDHGGLHPWRFLVIDGEALERLGELFVEAMRTKDPEASEATLERERVRAHRAPMIVAAIAREESGHAKIPEVEQLLAAGSAASQLLLAARAAGFGAIWLTGMRVYDPNVMRGLGLAENERLIGLINIGTIKDGAPTRGKRRRRAEIERWTG; this comes from the coding sequence ATGAATCAAGCCCCCGAACTGCTGGACGCCCTGATCGACCGCCACTCCACCCCGGCCACCTGTCTGGTCGAACCGGCACCCGACGACGACACCCTGCAACGCATTCTGCAGGCCGCCGAGAGTGCGCCGGATCACGGTGGCCTGCATCCCTGGCGGTTCCTCGTCATCGACGGCGAGGCCCTGGAACGGCTCGGCGAGCTGTTCGTCGAGGCCATGCGGACCAAGGACCCCGAGGCCAGCGAGGCGACTCTCGAACGCGAGCGCGTCCGTGCCCACCGGGCGCCGATGATCGTCGCCGCGATCGCCCGCGAGGAGTCGGGACACGCCAAGATCCCCGAGGTCGAGCAACTGCTCGCCGCAGGCAGCGCCGCGAGCCAACTGCTGCTGGCAGCGCGGGCGGCCGGTTTCGGTGCGATCTGGCTGACCGGCATGCGCGTCTACGATCCCAATGTCATGCGGGGGCTCGGGCTGGCCGAGAACGAGCGGCTGATCGGCCTGATCAATATCGGCACGATCAAGGACGGCGCCCCCACCCGGGGCAAGCGGCGCCGGCGAGCCGAGATCGAGCGCTGGACCGGCTGA
- a CDS encoding glutamine--tRNA ligase/YqeY domain fusion protein, translating to MSESNEPISHFIRNRIDADQEKGTYGGKVTTRFPPEPNGFLHFGHAKSIFLNFGLAQDYNGICHLRFDDTNPVKEEQAYVDAIREDIEWLGFRDPAHEHFASDYFETLYQGALALVKAGLAYVDSQSAEEMRANRGTLTEPGKDSPYRDRSAEENLDLFTRMRHGEFEDGSHILRAKIDMASPNLNMRDPAIYRIRHAHHHRTGDSWPIYPMYDYAHCVSDAIEGVTHSLCTLEFEDHRPLYDWFVDKLAEQGFFERPLPQQIEFSRLNLTYMPLSKRKLIQLVDGGHVDGWDDPRMPTLKGARRRGFTPAGFKLFTDRIGVSKSDSLIDFGVLEDCMRETLNESAERRICVLDPLKLVLVNFPDDHEEICYAPNHPQKPDWGKREVTLTRELWIERGDFALDPPKKYFRLKPDGEVRLRYGFIIKHVGHDLDEDGNVTCVYAEYDPDTKSGTPGADARKVKGNLHWLSARDAVETTVRQYDRLFKEPAPGARREGDEPEVERDFLDDLNPDSIHTLTAYLEPGAANAEPESIYQFERHGYFVADQKDHTPGGRPVFNRAVTLRDSWGKAK from the coding sequence ATGTCCGAATCCAACGAGCCGATCAGCCACTTCATCCGCAACCGCATCGACGCCGACCAGGAGAAGGGCACCTACGGCGGCAAGGTGACCACGCGCTTCCCGCCGGAGCCCAACGGCTTCCTGCACTTCGGGCATGCCAAGAGCATCTTCCTCAACTTCGGCCTGGCACAGGATTACAACGGCATCTGCCACCTGCGCTTCGACGACACTAACCCGGTCAAGGAAGAGCAGGCCTACGTCGATGCGATCCGCGAGGACATCGAATGGCTGGGCTTCCGTGACCCGGCGCACGAGCACTTCGCCTCCGACTACTTCGAGACGCTCTACCAGGGGGCGCTGGCACTGGTAAAGGCGGGGCTCGCCTACGTCGATTCGCAGTCGGCCGAGGAAATGCGCGCCAACCGCGGCACGCTGACCGAACCGGGCAAGGACAGCCCCTACCGCGACCGCAGTGCCGAGGAGAATCTCGACCTGTTCACTCGCATGCGCCACGGCGAGTTCGAGGACGGCTCCCACATCCTGCGGGCGAAGATCGACATGGCCTCGCCTAACCTCAACATGCGCGACCCGGCCATCTACCGAATCCGCCACGCGCATCACCACCGCACCGGTGACAGCTGGCCGATCTACCCGATGTACGACTACGCCCATTGCGTGTCGGACGCGATCGAGGGGGTCACCCACTCGCTGTGCACGCTCGAGTTCGAGGACCACCGCCCGCTGTACGACTGGTTCGTCGACAAGCTGGCCGAGCAGGGCTTCTTCGAACGGCCGCTGCCGCAGCAGATCGAGTTCTCGCGGCTCAATCTCACCTACATGCCGCTGTCCAAGCGGAAATTGATCCAGTTGGTCGACGGCGGCCACGTCGACGGCTGGGACGACCCGCGCATGCCGACGCTCAAGGGCGCGCGCCGGCGCGGCTTCACCCCGGCGGGCTTCAAGCTGTTCACCGACCGCATCGGGGTGTCCAAGTCCGACAGCCTGATCGACTTCGGCGTGCTCGAGGACTGCATGCGCGAGACGCTCAACGAGTCGGCCGAGCGTCGCATCTGCGTGCTCGACCCGCTCAAGCTCGTGCTGGTCAACTTCCCCGACGATCACGAGGAGATCTGCTACGCGCCCAACCACCCGCAGAAGCCGGACTGGGGCAAGCGCGAGGTCACGCTGACGCGCGAGCTGTGGATCGAGCGCGGCGACTTCGCCCTCGACCCGCCCAAGAAGTACTTCCGCCTCAAGCCCGACGGTGAGGTTCGCCTGCGCTACGGCTTCATCATCAAGCACGTGGGCCACGACCTTGACGAGGACGGCAACGTCACCTGCGTCTACGCCGAATACGACCCGGACACCAAGTCCGGCACGCCGGGCGCGGATGCTCGCAAGGTCAAGGGCAACCTCCACTGGCTGTCGGCACGCGACGCGGTCGAGACCACCGTTCGCCAGTACGACCGACTGTTCAAGGAGCCGGCGCCGGGCGCACGCCGCGAGGGAGACGAGCCAGAGGTCGAACGCGACTTCCTCGACGATCTCAATCCGGACTCGATCCACACCCTGACGGCCTACCTCGAACCGGGGGCCGCCAACGCCGAGCCGGAATCGATCTACCAGTTCGAACGCCACGGCTACTTCGTCGCCGACCAGAAAGACCACACCCCGGGCGGCAGACCGGTGTTCAACCGCGCCGTGACCCTGCGCGACTCCTGGGGCAAGGCAAAGTAA
- a CDS encoding high-potential iron-sulfur protein — translation MKDKQSRHTDHARRRFVGGALASAVIPLMAIAPARAEGLAELSEDDPMAKSLDYRHDASEVQHASYKSGQTCANCALYKPDQAGDGWGGCAIFRGKAVKGAGWCSSYVKG, via the coding sequence ATGAAGGACAAGCAATCTCGCCATACAGACCACGCCCGTCGTCGCTTTGTCGGTGGCGCGCTGGCCTCGGCAGTCATCCCGCTGATGGCAATCGCCCCGGCGCGGGCCGAGGGGTTGGCGGAACTGTCGGAGGACGATCCGATGGCCAAGTCGCTCGACTATCGCCATGACGCGAGCGAGGTGCAGCATGCCTCGTACAAGTCGGGCCAGACCTGCGCGAATTGCGCGCTCTACAAGCCCGACCAGGCAGGCGATGGCTGGGGTGGCTGTGCGATCTTCCGCGGCAAGGCGGTCAAGGGCGCCGGCTGGTGCAGTTCCTACGTGAAGGGGTGA
- a CDS encoding DUF2007 domain-containing protein: protein MKTIYRATDILEAHIVAGMLNAEGIEAEVAGFYQQGAVGELAPQDFARVMLVDERDTARAEQVIASYEAREPEPAHDEPDVEGDGGAAGRLAGWLLVVALLLFLLSWGVL from the coding sequence ATGAAGACCATCTACCGGGCGACCGACATCCTCGAGGCGCACATCGTTGCCGGCATGCTGAATGCCGAGGGCATCGAGGCTGAGGTTGCCGGTTTCTACCAGCAGGGCGCGGTGGGCGAGCTGGCACCGCAGGACTTCGCCCGGGTGATGCTGGTCGACGAGCGTGACACGGCGCGTGCCGAGCAGGTCATTGCGAGCTACGAGGCGCGCGAACCCGAGCCGGCGCATGACGAGCCGGACGTCGAGGGTGATGGGGGCGCGGCCGGCCGACTTGCCGGCTGGCTGCTTGTCGTGGCCTTGCTGCTGTTCCTGCTGAGCTGGGGCGTGCTCTGA
- the purM gene encoding phosphoribosylformylglycinamidine cyclo-ligase, translated as MTQENTPLTYRDAGVDIDAGNSLVDRIKPAVKRTQRPEVMGGLGGFGGLFALDTSKFKQPVLVSGTDGVGTKLRLAIDLNKHDQIGIDLVAMCVNDILVTGAEPLFFLDYYATGKLDVEVAAQVVEGIAEGCSQAGCALIGGETAEMPSMYEHGDYDLAGFAVGAVEKDQLIDGSKVAAGDKLVALPASGPHANGYSLIRKIIERAQPDWNSAEGKQLLEQLLAPTRIYAKAVAALAEQVNIHAMSHITGGGLTENLPRVFPDELAAAIDWSSWERPTVFDWLAEQGNVEDAEMRRTFNNGVGMVVIVAADQADKAVSAMQAAGEAAWVIGEIVERGNGEPVIYR; from the coding sequence ATGACCCAGGAAAACACCCCCCTGACCTACCGCGACGCGGGCGTCGACATCGATGCCGGCAACAGCCTCGTCGACCGCATCAAGCCCGCGGTCAAGCGCACCCAACGCCCCGAGGTCATGGGCGGCCTGGGCGGTTTCGGCGGCCTGTTCGCGCTGGACACCAGCAAATTCAAGCAGCCGGTCCTGGTCTCGGGCACCGACGGCGTCGGCACCAAGCTGCGCCTGGCGATCGACCTGAACAAGCATGACCAGATCGGCATCGATCTGGTCGCGATGTGCGTCAACGACATCCTGGTCACCGGCGCCGAACCGCTGTTTTTCCTCGACTACTACGCCACCGGAAAGCTCGACGTCGAGGTCGCCGCCCAAGTGGTCGAAGGCATTGCCGAAGGCTGCTCGCAGGCCGGCTGCGCACTGATCGGCGGCGAGACCGCCGAGATGCCGTCGATGTACGAGCACGGCGACTACGACCTGGCCGGCTTCGCCGTCGGCGCGGTCGAGAAGGACCAGCTGATCGACGGCTCGAAGGTGGCCGCCGGCGACAAGCTGGTCGCCCTGCCCGCCTCCGGCCCGCACGCCAACGGGTACTCGCTGATCCGCAAGATCATCGAGCGCGCCCAGCCGGACTGGAACAGCGCCGAGGGCAAGCAACTGCTGGAACAGCTGCTCGCCCCGACCCGCATCTATGCCAAGGCGGTGGCCGCGCTGGCCGAACAGGTCAACATCCACGCCATGAGCCACATCACCGGCGGCGGGCTGACCGAGAACCTGCCGCGCGTCTTCCCCGACGAGCTGGCCGCGGCGATCGACTGGTCGAGCTGGGAGCGCCCGACGGTATTCGACTGGCTGGCCGAACAGGGCAACGTCGAAGACGCCGAGATGCGCCGCACCTTCAACAACGGCGTGGGCATGGTGGTGATCGTTGCCGCCGATCAGGCCGACAAGGCAGTCAGTGCCATGCAGGCGGCCGGCGAAGCGGCCTGGGTGATCGGCGAGATCGTCGAGCGGGGTAACGGCGAGCCCGTGATCTACCGCTGA
- the purN gene encoding phosphoribosylglycinamide formyltransferase, whose protein sequence is MAAGDKAGKKARLVVLASGNGSNFQAIIDACESGRLDAEIALLVVNRPGAYALERAEKHGIPGRLIDHKAYADREAFDAALADAVDEARPDWIIMAGFMRILTDGFVEHFRGQLINIHPSLLPKYPGMNTHARALEAGDIQHGATVHFVTPTVDAGPPIVQGRLEIFDNDDVESLKQRIHGIEHRIYPLAIDWLVQGKIDFEQAEKQTSPAVVDASGALIAPPSP, encoded by the coding sequence ATGGCGGCGGGAGACAAAGCCGGAAAGAAGGCGAGGCTGGTGGTCCTGGCCTCCGGCAACGGCTCGAACTTCCAGGCGATCATCGACGCCTGCGAGAGCGGCCGACTGGACGCGGAGATCGCGCTGCTGGTGGTCAATCGCCCGGGTGCCTATGCGCTCGAGCGGGCCGAGAAGCACGGCATCCCCGGACGCCTCATCGACCACAAGGCCTATGCCGACCGCGAGGCCTTCGACGCGGCCCTGGCCGATGCCGTCGACGAGGCACGGCCGGACTGGATCATCATGGCCGGCTTCATGCGCATTCTCACCGACGGGTTCGTCGAGCACTTCCGTGGCCAGCTGATCAACATCCATCCCTCGCTGCTGCCGAAGTACCCGGGCATGAATACCCACGCCCGGGCGCTGGAGGCCGGCGACATCCAGCACGGCGCGACCGTGCACTTCGTCACCCCGACCGTCGATGCCGGCCCGCCGATCGTGCAGGGGCGCCTCGAGATCTTCGACAACGACGACGTCGAATCGCTCAAGCAGCGCATTCACGGCATCGAACACCGCATCTATCCGCTGGCCATCGACTGGCTGGTGCAGGGCAAGATCGATTTCGAGCAGGCCGAGAAGCAGACCAGCCCGGCGGTGGTCGACGCCTCCGGCGCCCTGATCGCCCCGCCCAGCCCCTGA
- a CDS encoding YdcH family protein, protein MQVDHHDLAHEFPEFKERIHQLKTEDAHFHKQFERYDELTKEIEVLEKQDEPVTDEHMEELKKQRLALKDELYAMLKG, encoded by the coding sequence ATGCAGGTAGACCATCACGATCTGGCGCACGAATTCCCGGAGTTCAAGGAGCGCATTCACCAGCTCAAGACCGAGGATGCCCATTTCCACAAGCAGTTCGAGCGTTACGACGAACTGACCAAGGAAATCGAGGTGCTCGAGAAACAGGACGAGCCGGTCACCGACGAGCACATGGAAGAGCTCAAGAAGCAGCGCCTGGCGCTGAAGGATGAGCTCTACGCGATGCTCAAGGGCTGA
- a CDS encoding OmpP1/FadL family transporter codes for MKRFSKTTLAAATSLSTAMLAGQAHAAGFALMEKDATGLGQAFANLATGNGESSGLVGNPAAMTQIDGTAVSGGVNYIIPSFELQPGATSTGVAGPVSGGLGGDAGESAAIPNASIVHQLDEKTRVGVALTVPFGLATDYDDGWLGRYHAQESHIEVIDISPSFSLDITPEWTVGASFNVQRAEARLSSAINSSAAAGGAPLPDGSVEVEGDDWSVGYSLGVLWQATEDTRLGLAYHSGVEHDLTGDADYTMPAPLNASPLFADSWAEAGLDLPATAAASLTHDFSDTLTGSFGLLWTGWSSFDELRVEQSYGRESVTTENWDDTLRVAVGGEWEFAPRWTLRAGAAYDPTPVPNNEFRTARLPDSDRTWASLGLGYEISKQWSVDVGYTHIWFNDNSVDNTTESLLPNNLRGQYQGKVDIIGVQLNAHF; via the coding sequence GTGAAACGCTTCAGCAAGACCACTCTCGCGGCGGCCACGTCGCTGTCGACGGCCATGCTCGCCGGTCAGGCCCATGCGGCCGGCTTCGCGCTGATGGAGAAGGATGCCACCGGCCTCGGCCAGGCCTTCGCCAACCTTGCCACCGGCAATGGCGAGTCCAGCGGCCTGGTCGGCAACCCGGCGGCGATGACCCAGATCGACGGCACCGCCGTCTCGGGTGGCGTGAACTACATCATCCCGTCGTTCGAGTTGCAGCCGGGAGCGACCTCCACGGGCGTTGCCGGCCCCGTTTCCGGCGGTCTCGGCGGTGATGCCGGTGAGTCGGCAGCGATTCCGAACGCATCGATCGTCCATCAGCTCGACGAGAAGACCCGCGTCGGCGTGGCCCTGACCGTGCCCTTCGGTCTGGCCACCGACTACGACGATGGCTGGCTGGGGCGTTACCACGCCCAGGAGAGTCATATCGAGGTGATCGACATCAGCCCGTCGTTCAGCCTCGACATCACGCCCGAGTGGACCGTGGGTGCGTCGTTCAACGTGCAGCGTGCCGAAGCGCGACTGTCCTCGGCGATCAACTCCAGCGCGGCTGCTGGCGGCGCCCCGCTGCCGGATGGCAGCGTGGAGGTCGAGGGTGACGACTGGTCGGTCGGTTACAGCCTCGGCGTGCTGTGGCAGGCGACCGAGGACACCCGCCTGGGCCTGGCCTACCACTCGGGGGTCGAGCACGATCTGACCGGTGATGCCGACTACACCATGCCGGCGCCGCTCAATGCCTCGCCGCTTTTCGCCGACAGCTGGGCCGAGGCCGGCCTTGACCTGCCGGCTACCGCGGCGGCAAGCCTGACGCACGATTTCAGCGACACGCTGACCGGCTCCTTCGGCCTGTTGTGGACCGGCTGGTCGAGCTTCGACGAGTTGCGGGTCGAGCAGAGTTACGGTCGTGAATCGGTCACCACCGAGAATTGGGACGACACCCTGCGTGTCGCCGTCGGCGGCGAGTGGGAGTTCGCCCCGCGCTGGACGCTACGGGCCGGTGCGGCCTACGACCCGACGCCGGTGCCGAACAACGAGTTCCGTACCGCGCGTCTGCCGGACTCCGACCGTACGTGGGCCTCGCTGGGTCTCGGTTACGAGATCAGCAAGCAGTGGTCGGTGGACGTCGGCTATACCCACATCTGGTTCAACGACAACTCCGTCGACAACACCACCGAGTCGCTCCTTCCCAACAACCTGCGTGGCCAGTACCAGGGCAAGGTCGACATTATCGGCGTGCAGCTGAACGCGCACTTCTGA
- a CDS encoding AMP-dependent synthetase/ligase, which produces MSSPNPTHAGNSADHRVTPAQAVNLSGLFFERVARTPEAIAYRQYDPGCQDWIDTTWGDMAYEVGRIQAAMKRDGLEPGDRVAMMLKNAREWVLFDQAALGLGLVTVPLYTDDRPQNVANIIKETEAKLLVVDGRRQWRGLEAVSDGFETLKHIITLAPIDVEDGAKDKHLESFADWTFGARGEPVRLESDGQTLASIVYTSGTAGRAKGVMLTHSNMLENAFACSKVASITADDLFLSFLPLSHTLERTGGYYLPMICGSTVAFARSAQQLGEDLGIIKPTLLISVPRVYERVYDRIGSALKKKGALAQKLFRLTVDVGSARFERRQGRGGSAAKAAFWPLMDRLVAGKLRERLGGRLRYAICGGAPLSPELARVFTGIGVPVLQGYGLTEASPVVSVNRPGDNRPETIGTTLEGVQVRLGEQNELMVKSAGVMQGYWKNDEATAAAIDEHGWLHTGDQAAIDEDGHIRITGRIKDIIVMANGEKVPPAAMESAIGLDPLVDQVLVLGEGQSQLAALVVVEPETFAALMREFDLDPEDPETVADRFVEKLVLKRINGQLADFPGYAQIRRVKILTEPWTIEDGLMTPTQKLKRPLIEKAHAEDIAELFNGR; this is translated from the coding sequence ATGTCCTCGCCCAACCCGACCCACGCCGGTAATTCGGCGGATCACCGCGTCACGCCTGCCCAGGCCGTCAACCTGAGCGGGCTTTTTTTCGAACGTGTCGCGCGCACGCCGGAGGCGATCGCCTACCGGCAGTACGATCCCGGTTGCCAGGACTGGATCGACACCACCTGGGGCGACATGGCCTACGAGGTGGGGCGCATCCAGGCGGCGATGAAGCGGGACGGGCTGGAACCCGGCGACCGCGTCGCGATGATGCTCAAGAACGCCCGCGAATGGGTGCTGTTCGATCAGGCCGCGCTGGGGCTGGGGCTGGTGACGGTGCCGCTGTACACGGACGACCGGCCGCAGAACGTGGCGAACATCATCAAGGAGACAGAGGCGAAGCTGCTGGTGGTCGACGGCCGGCGCCAGTGGCGCGGGCTGGAGGCAGTCTCCGACGGCTTCGAGACCCTCAAGCACATCATCACCCTCGCGCCGATCGACGTGGAGGACGGCGCCAAGGACAAGCACCTGGAATCCTTCGCCGACTGGACCTTCGGTGCGCGCGGCGAGCCGGTACGCCTGGAGTCCGACGGCCAGACGCTGGCCTCCATCGTCTACACCTCGGGCACGGCAGGGCGGGCCAAGGGCGTGATGCTCACGCACAGCAACATGCTGGAGAATGCGTTCGCCTGCTCGAAGGTCGCCTCAATTACCGCCGACGACCTGTTCCTGTCCTTCCTGCCGCTGTCGCACACCCTCGAGCGCACCGGCGGTTACTACCTGCCCATGATTTGCGGCTCGACCGTCGCCTTTGCCCGCTCGGCGCAGCAGCTGGGCGAGGACCTCGGCATCATCAAGCCGACCCTGCTGATCTCGGTGCCGCGCGTCTACGAGCGGGTCTACGATCGCATCGGCTCGGCACTCAAGAAAAAGGGCGCGCTTGCCCAGAAGCTGTTCCGCCTGACGGTGGACGTGGGCAGTGCGCGTTTCGAACGCCGGCAGGGCCGTGGCGGCAGTGCGGCGAAGGCTGCGTTCTGGCCGCTGATGGACCGGCTGGTGGCGGGTAAGCTGCGCGAGCGGCTCGGCGGTCGGCTCCGCTACGCCATCTGCGGCGGCGCGCCACTGTCGCCGGAACTGGCGCGGGTGTTCACCGGTATCGGCGTGCCGGTCCTGCAGGGCTACGGCCTGACCGAGGCGAGCCCGGTGGTCTCCGTGAATCGCCCGGGCGACAACCGCCCCGAGACCATTGGCACGACGCTCGAGGGCGTGCAGGTGCGCCTCGGCGAGCAGAACGAGCTGATGGTCAAGAGCGCCGGGGTGATGCAGGGCTACTGGAAGAACGACGAGGCGACCGCCGCGGCGATCGACGAGCACGGCTGGCTGCATACCGGCGACCAGGCGGCGATCGACGAGGACGGACATATCCGCATCACCGGCCGGATCAAGGACATCATCGTCATGGCCAACGGCGAGAAGGTACCGCCGGCGGCGATGGAGTCGGCGATCGGTCTCGACCCGCTGGTCGACCAGGTGCTGGTGCTCGGCGAGGGCCAGTCGCAGCTGGCGGCACTGGTGGTGGTCGAGCCGGAGACGTTTGCCGCCCTGATGCGCGAGTTCGACCTGGACCCGGAGGACCCGGAGACGGTGGCCGACCGCTTCGTCGAGAAGCTGGTTCTCAAGCGCATCAACGGCCAGCTGGCGGACTTCCCCGGCTACGCACAGATCCGTCGGGTGAAGATCCTCACCGAGCCGTGGACCATCGAGGACGGCCTGATGACACCGACGCAGAAACTCAAGCGTCCGCTGATCGAGAAGGCGCACGCCGAGGACATCGCCGAGCTGTTCAACGGGCGCTAG